A portion of the Streptomyces rishiriensis genome contains these proteins:
- a CDS encoding YdcF family protein, whose translation MPEYPEYLAAVVFAAGGVVNALLAPHRFSTAVLFCLAVTSAGLAVASRSAAAHPTIATVLAIAALLLALALGLLLLVDGVLLVQRYGPQAALLATGAAGCAVLAVLGLDAVFHAIGGETFGALVVAVNAAAGYLTLLFLVFAGYVFVRGRSTPLPETTHVVVLGAGLDGDRPGPLLTRRLECALAIEAARTPGMPRVVFVVSGGQGDDEVRSEADAMADYLRGRGVSADRIVREDRSVNTGQNLRFSAALVDGTTHGHRATVVTSGFHVYRTTLLARRVGVPVHVVGAPTSPAYWVAATLREFAAILWLDRLPLVGLSLLLAVPVATAVFEH comes from the coding sequence ATGCCGGAGTACCCGGAGTACCTCGCCGCGGTCGTGTTCGCCGCGGGCGGCGTCGTCAACGCCCTGCTGGCACCGCACCGGTTCTCCACCGCCGTCCTGTTCTGCCTCGCGGTGACCTCTGCCGGACTCGCCGTGGCCAGTCGAAGTGCGGCAGCCCACCCGACCATCGCCACCGTCCTCGCCATCGCCGCCCTGCTCCTGGCGCTCGCGCTGGGCCTGCTGCTGCTGGTCGACGGCGTCCTCCTGGTCCAGCGCTACGGACCGCAGGCAGCCCTGCTGGCGACCGGGGCCGCCGGCTGCGCGGTGCTGGCGGTGCTCGGCCTCGACGCGGTCTTCCACGCGATCGGCGGCGAGACGTTCGGTGCCCTCGTGGTCGCGGTGAACGCGGCTGCGGGATACCTCACTCTGCTCTTCCTCGTCTTCGCCGGCTACGTGTTCGTCCGGGGCCGTAGCACCCCCCTACCGGAAACCACCCATGTCGTCGTCCTGGGCGCCGGGCTCGACGGCGACCGGCCCGGCCCGCTGCTGACCCGCAGGCTGGAGTGCGCCCTCGCGATCGAGGCCGCCCGCACACCGGGCATGCCTCGTGTGGTGTTCGTCGTCTCGGGCGGCCAAGGCGACGACGAGGTCCGCTCCGAGGCGGACGCGATGGCCGACTATCTGCGCGGACGCGGAGTTTCCGCCGACCGGATCGTGCGGGAAGACCGCTCCGTCAACACCGGGCAGAACCTCCGCTTCAGCGCGGCCCTCGTGGACGGCACCACTCACGGCCACCGTGCCACGGTGGTCACCAGCGGCTTCCACGTCTACCGCACGACTTTGCTGGCCCGCCGCGTCGGCGTGCCCGTGCACGTCGTGGGCGCGCCGACCTCCCCCGCCTACTGGGTGGCCGCGACACTGCGCGAATTCGCCGCCATCCTGTGGCTGGACCGCCTCCCCCTGGTCGGACTCAGCCTGCTGCTGGCAGTGCCGGTGGCGACGGCAGTCTTCGAGCACTGA
- a CDS encoding GNAT family N-acetyltransferase, giving the protein MPLIRDIAQADYSVVEELLNSNDLGDGRFYDPEGLDVIVAELHGSVVGVAEFQIHCDFGHDEGREAHPGEQTFVLTMAVADTDRRSGVGRALLTEIARRAQEAGHTFLALAPQDGDDATSRQAFFQACGLTLYGSDKPGAAWGCPVSKILDADATNSRPLPHQTSPSH; this is encoded by the coding sequence ATGCCGCTCATCCGTGACATCGCCCAGGCCGACTACTCGGTGGTGGAGGAGTTGCTTAACTCGAACGATCTGGGAGATGGCAGATTTTACGACCCCGAGGGCTTGGACGTCATTGTGGCCGAACTCCACGGATCCGTCGTCGGGGTCGCCGAGTTCCAGATTCACTGCGACTTCGGACACGATGAAGGCCGGGAGGCTCATCCTGGCGAGCAGACGTTCGTCTTGACCATGGCCGTCGCTGATACCGATCGTCGCAGCGGGGTCGGCCGAGCGCTTCTCACCGAGATCGCCCGCCGGGCCCAGGAAGCCGGCCACACATTCCTGGCCCTGGCCCCCCAGGACGGCGACGATGCGACCAGCCGACAGGCCTTCTTCCAGGCGTGCGGGCTCACGCTCTACGGATCCGACAAACCAGGTGCGGCATGGGGCTGCCCGGTCTCAAAAATCCTCGATGCGGACGCGACCAACTCCCGACCTCTCCCCCACCAGACGTCGCCGTCGCATTGA
- a CDS encoding heavy metal translocating P-type ATPase has product MTSTVPEKTRPRQAPQPAPASEAELSIGGMTCASCAARIEKKLNRMDGVTATVNFATKKAKVAYGGGTEIADLIATVEKTGYTAEPPPSTPPAGEEGEVRAGPPAADRELLSLRKRLSVSLVLSVPVVLMAMVPALQFDNWQWLSLTLAAPVVVWGAYPFHRAAWTNARHGAATMDTLVSIGTLAALGWSLWALLFGHAGMPGMRHGFEFTISRSDGSSSVYLEAAAGVTSFILAGRFMEAKSKRKAGAALRALLELGAKDVTVLRGGKEVSIPVAQLAIGDRFVVRPGEKIATDGTVVEGASAVDASMLTGESVPVDVGVGDAVTGATVNVGGRLVVEATRVGADTQLARMARLVEDAQNGKTDVQRLADRISGIFVPAVLLIAAATLGGWLAVTGDVAAAFTAAVAVLIIACPCALGLATPTALMVGTGRGAQLGILIKGPEVLESTRRVDTVVLDKTGTVTTGRMQMQDVFTAPGVERDDLLRLAGALEYASEHPIAQAIAAGAVQQAGSLPVPENFENIAGLGVQGVVDGHAVLVGREKLLKEWIIELPRELAEAKAAAEAEGRTAVAVAWDGEARGVLTVADAVKETSAEAVTQLRRLGLKPVLLTGDNQRVAESVARAVGIDEVIAEVLPQDKVDVVKRLQAEGRTVAMVGDGVNDAAALATADLGLAMGTGTDAAIEAGDLTLVRGDLRVAADAIRLSRKTLATIKGNLFWAFGYNVVALPLAAAGMLNPMIAGAAMAFSSVFVVTNSLRLRSFK; this is encoded by the coding sequence ATGACCAGCACGGTTCCCGAGAAGACACGTCCCCGTCAGGCGCCCCAGCCGGCGCCCGCCTCCGAGGCCGAGCTCTCCATAGGTGGCATGACCTGCGCCTCGTGCGCGGCCCGCATCGAGAAGAAGCTCAACCGTATGGACGGGGTGACGGCGACCGTCAACTTCGCCACGAAGAAGGCGAAGGTCGCGTACGGGGGCGGGACTGAGATCGCCGACCTCATCGCCACCGTCGAGAAGACCGGCTATACGGCCGAGCCGCCGCCCTCAACTCCGCCGGCCGGCGAGGAAGGCGAGGTCCGGGCAGGGCCGCCCGCCGCGGACCGGGAACTGCTCTCCCTGCGCAAGCGCCTGTCCGTGTCGCTCGTGCTCTCAGTTCCCGTCGTTCTGATGGCGATGGTCCCGGCCTTGCAGTTCGACAACTGGCAGTGGCTGTCGCTGACGCTCGCCGCTCCGGTCGTCGTCTGGGGCGCCTATCCGTTCCACCGGGCCGCGTGGACGAACGCCCGGCACGGAGCCGCGACCATGGACACGCTCGTGTCCATCGGCACGCTTGCCGCCCTGGGCTGGTCGCTGTGGGCGCTGCTCTTCGGCCACGCCGGCATGCCGGGCATGCGGCACGGCTTCGAATTCACCATCTCCCGTTCGGACGGCTCCTCCTCCGTCTACCTGGAGGCCGCGGCCGGGGTGACCAGCTTCATCCTCGCCGGACGCTTCATGGAGGCGAAGTCGAAGCGCAAGGCGGGTGCGGCGCTGCGGGCGTTGCTGGAACTGGGCGCGAAAGACGTGACGGTACTGCGGGGCGGCAAGGAGGTAAGCATCCCCGTCGCGCAGTTGGCTATCGGCGACCGCTTCGTCGTACGGCCGGGCGAGAAGATCGCGACCGACGGGACCGTCGTCGAGGGCGCGTCGGCGGTGGACGCCTCCATGCTGACCGGCGAGTCCGTCCCGGTCGACGTGGGCGTCGGGGACGCCGTGACCGGTGCGACCGTCAACGTCGGCGGGCGGCTCGTCGTCGAGGCCACACGCGTCGGTGCCGACACCCAGCTCGCGCGGATGGCGAGGCTCGTCGAGGACGCCCAGAACGGCAAGACCGATGTGCAGCGCCTCGCCGACCGGATCTCCGGAATCTTCGTCCCCGCGGTCCTGCTGATCGCCGCCGCCACTCTCGGGGGCTGGCTGGCCGTCACTGGTGACGTGGCCGCCGCCTTCACGGCCGCCGTGGCCGTCCTGATCATCGCCTGCCCGTGCGCGCTCGGGCTCGCCACACCCACCGCCCTCATGGTCGGCACGGGGCGGGGCGCCCAGCTCGGCATCCTCATCAAGGGCCCCGAGGTGCTGGAGTCCACGCGCCGCGTCGACACGGTCGTCCTCGACAAGACCGGCACGGTCACCACCGGACGGATGCAGATGCAGGACGTGTTCACCGCACCGGGCGTAGAAAGAGACGACCTGCTGCGTCTGGCGGGCGCGCTCGAGTACGCCTCCGAGCACCCGATCGCCCAGGCCATCGCGGCCGGCGCCGTACAGCAGGCAGGAAGCCTGCCCGTGCCGGAGAACTTCGAGAACATCGCCGGACTCGGCGTCCAGGGCGTCGTCGACGGGCACGCCGTACTCGTCGGCCGCGAGAAGCTCCTCAAGGAGTGGATCATCGAGCTGCCCCGTGAACTGGCCGAAGCTAAGGCCGCGGCGGAGGCCGAGGGGCGTACGGCCGTCGCCGTCGCCTGGGACGGCGAGGCGCGCGGTGTCCTCACCGTCGCCGACGCAGTGAAGGAGACCAGTGCCGAGGCGGTGACCCAGCTGCGCCGACTGGGTCTGAAGCCGGTTCTGCTGACCGGCGACAACCAACGCGTAGCCGAGTCGGTCGCCCGCGCCGTCGGCATCGACGAAGTCATCGCCGAGGTCCTGCCTCAAGACAAGGTCGACGTCGTCAAGCGGCTGCAGGCCGAGGGCCGGACGGTCGCCATGGTCGGCGACGGCGTCAACGACGCGGCCGCCCTCGCCACCGCCGACCTGGGCCTGGCCATGGGGACCGGCACGGACGCGGCGATCGAAGCGGGCGACCTGACCCTCGTAAGGGGCGACCTGCGGGTGGCGGCGGACGCTATCCGTCTGTCCCGCAAGACCCTGGCCACCATCAAGGGCAACCTCTTCTGGGCCTTCGGGTACAACGTCGTGGCCCTGCCGCTCGCCGCCGCCGGCATGCTCAACCCGATGATCGCCGGTGCCGCGATGGCGTTCTCGTCGGTTTTCGTCGTCACCAACAGCCTGCGTCTGCGGTCCTTCAAGTAG
- a CDS encoding heavy-metal-associated domain-containing protein codes for MSDQKNSGSCCSTDGSCHSSAATDTQAGAVTTVYKVSGMTCGHCEGAVSQEISELDGVTAVTAVAKTGEVTVTSAAPLDQEAVRAAVDEAGYELVGAA; via the coding sequence ATGAGCGACCAGAAGAACTCCGGCTCCTGCTGCTCCACCGACGGTTCGTGCCACTCCAGCGCGGCAACCGACACCCAGGCCGGCGCTGTCACCACCGTCTACAAGGTGTCCGGCATGACCTGCGGGCACTGCGAGGGCGCGGTCTCGCAGGAGATATCCGAGCTGGACGGCGTCACCGCGGTCACGGCCGTCGCCAAGACCGGTGAGGTCACGGTTACCTCTGCCGCTCCGCTCGACCAGGAGGCCGTCCGCGCCGCTGTCGACGAGGCGGGCTACGAGCTCGTCGGCGCGGCGTGA
- a CDS encoding tyrosinase family protein encodes MRASQRIRKDHRQLTDTEQDLFNDALRQARGPQEYKELVDSHKDMSHRHHGTMPRMPSESIQRFLPWHRAYGLKFEDLLRTVHPAVTVPYWD; translated from the coding sequence GTGCGGGCATCGCAGCGGATCCGCAAGGATCACCGGCAGCTGACCGACACCGAGCAGGACCTGTTCAACGACGCCCTGCGACAGGCCCGTGGCCCTCAGGAGTACAAGGAACTCGTGGACTCCCACAAGGACATGAGCCATCGACACCACGGAACCATGCCCAGGATGCCGTCGGAGTCCATCCAGCGTTTCCTGCCCTGGCACCGCGCCTACGGCCTCAAGTTCGAGGACCTGCTGCGCACCGTCCACCCCGCCGTCACGGTTCCCTACTGGGACTAA
- a CDS encoding tyrosinase family protein, giving the protein MDGLPQRPTFTAFTYGRVMGGSIRIDGVEITAHNNVHDWCQGTLGNPMISAEDPIFFMLHANVDRTWDQWQLTHTGSPNITGDDAGLDPWWTQTAGGLTADGAKDITVLGYSYQ; this is encoded by the coding sequence ATCGACGGCCTCCCGCAGCGCCCCACCTTCACGGCTTTCACCTATGGACGCGTGATGGGCGGCAGCATCAGAATCGATGGCGTGGAAATTACCGCCCACAACAACGTGCACGACTGGTGCCAGGGAACCCTGGGCAACCCGATGATCTCGGCGGAGGACCCGATCTTCTTCATGCTGCACGCCAACGTGGACCGTACCTGGGACCAGTGGCAGCTGACACACACCGGCAGCCCCAACATCACCGGCGACGACGCCGGACTGGACCCCTGGTGGACGCAGACGGCCGGCGGACTGACGGCCGACGGTGCCAAGGACATCACGGTCCTGGGCTACTCCTACCAATAA
- a CDS encoding class I SAM-dependent methyltransferase, giving the protein MPDVVNTEQAQAWNGPEGSHWARNQDRWNAVNEGFNEPLLDAAGITGDHRVLDLGCGSGQTTHLAARRAPQGHALGLDLSGPMLAEARARAEREGITNASFVQGDTQVYPFEEGSFDAAVSRYGVMFFADPAAAFGNVARALRPGGQLAFVCPADATLNGWVAAIASLRDFLPVGDFGRPGLPGMFSLAAPDRIREVLAAAGFTGISIHQVQAYGTWGHGAEDAAAFLLGTGPGRHLMEQADAATRSRACRTLADHLRAQEVGDGTVQLLSTSWLVTAGRPV; this is encoded by the coding sequence GTGCCGGACGTTGTCAACACCGAGCAGGCACAGGCATGGAACGGGCCGGAAGGCTCCCACTGGGCCCGCAACCAGGACCGCTGGAACGCTGTGAACGAGGGCTTCAACGAGCCACTGCTCGATGCCGCCGGGATCACCGGGGACCATCGGGTCCTCGACCTTGGTTGCGGCTCCGGGCAGACCACGCACCTCGCCGCGCGCAGAGCGCCCCAAGGGCACGCGCTCGGCCTCGATCTGTCCGGCCCGATGCTGGCCGAGGCGCGGGCCCGCGCCGAGCGGGAGGGCATCACCAACGCCTCCTTCGTGCAAGGCGACACCCAGGTGTACCCCTTCGAGGAGGGCTCGTTCGACGCAGCGGTCAGCCGCTATGGGGTGATGTTCTTCGCCGACCCGGCAGCAGCCTTTGGTAACGTCGCCCGGGCACTGCGGCCCGGCGGCCAACTGGCGTTCGTCTGCCCGGCCGATGCCACGCTCAACGGCTGGGTTGCGGCGATCGCGTCGCTGCGCGACTTCCTGCCCGTCGGCGACTTCGGACGGCCGGGTCTGCCCGGCATGTTCTCCCTTGCCGCCCCGGACCGCATCCGCGAAGTGCTCGCCGCGGCCGGATTCACCGGCATCAGCATCCACCAGGTGCAGGCGTACGGGACATGGGGGCACGGAGCCGAGGACGCGGCGGCGTTCCTGCTGGGCACCGGCCCCGGCCGCCATCTGATGGAGCAGGCCGACGCGGCCACGCGATCCCGCGCCTGTCGCACCCTGGCGGACCATCTGCGCGCCCAGGAGGTGGGGGACGGCACAGTCCAGCTGCTCAGCACGTCGTGGCTGGTCACGGCGGGCCGCCCGGTATGA
- a CDS encoding TetR/AcrR family transcriptional regulator: MSPRGVATPDVRERLFAAAERVVERDGPGALTSRAITTEAGCAKGLLHAHFAGLDEFVAELCLDRFARTAAKAQALSQLTGQGTVARNLNTVALALFDSAGPSLSGLAMSRPATTQRIREALEGGAPGLTAIEEAISTYLAAEQRLGRVAETVNPSTVALAIVGTAHHLLMTSWPGTPDPRPAMTRLVATLVDG; the protein is encoded by the coding sequence ATGTCACCGCGCGGAGTGGCGACGCCGGACGTACGCGAGCGGCTGTTCGCGGCGGCCGAGCGCGTCGTGGAGAGGGACGGGCCCGGCGCGCTCACCAGCCGGGCCATCACCACCGAGGCGGGCTGCGCCAAGGGGCTGCTGCATGCGCACTTCGCGGGGCTCGATGAGTTTGTGGCCGAGCTCTGCCTTGACCGGTTCGCACGGACGGCGGCGAAGGCGCAGGCGCTGTCGCAGCTCACCGGGCAGGGCACGGTGGCGCGGAACCTCAACACCGTCGCCCTCGCGCTGTTCGACTCCGCCGGCCCGTCTCTCTCGGGCCTGGCCATGAGCCGGCCCGCCACCACGCAGCGAATCCGCGAGGCCCTGGAAGGCGGAGCGCCCGGCCTCACCGCGATCGAGGAGGCCATCAGCACCTATCTGGCGGCCGAACAGAGGCTCGGCAGGGTGGCGGAGACCGTCAACCCGAGCACCGTGGCCCTCGCCATCGTCGGCACCGCCCACCACCTCCTTATGACCAGTTGGCCGGGCACACCTGACCCACGGCCCGCCATGACGCGCCTGGTGGCCACACTGGTGGACGGCTAA
- a CDS encoding class I SAM-dependent methyltransferase: MSLTLPLVLPSPDGKPLPPDDTARAFRSFARDLAAGRRQWTAAEAHFLGGLFDQLAAGWDTTQATGRDEPLRDALTRGGPLPYGPCLEVGSGTGQFSALLASAFPAVISLDLSEQMLRQAAGRSPARVHADASSLPLPDASIAAVAAIDMLLFPAETARVLAPDGVLLWINQLGQDGPLYLPADDVAAALPGQWHATDAAAGWGSWAVLRRTH, encoded by the coding sequence ATGAGCCTTACGCTGCCGCTGGTCCTGCCCAGCCCGGACGGCAAACCGCTGCCGCCCGACGACACAGCACGGGCGTTCCGTTCCTTCGCCCGTGATCTGGCTGCCGGTCGGCGCCAGTGGACCGCCGCGGAAGCCCACTTTCTCGGCGGCCTGTTCGACCAGCTCGCCGCTGGCTGGGACACCACCCAAGCCACCGGCCGCGACGAACCGCTGCGCGATGCCCTCACCCGCGGCGGGCCCCTGCCCTACGGCCCCTGCCTGGAAGTCGGCTCCGGAACAGGCCAGTTCAGCGCGCTCCTGGCCTCCGCCTTCCCAGCCGTGATCAGCTTGGATCTGTCCGAGCAGATGCTCCGCCAGGCCGCCGGACGCTCCCCGGCCCGCGTCCACGCCGATGCCAGCAGCCTGCCCTTGCCCGACGCGTCAATCGCCGCCGTCGCCGCCATCGACATGCTTCTCTTCCCCGCCGAGACCGCCCGTGTCCTGGCTCCGGACGGCGTGCTGCTGTGGATCAACCAACTCGGCCAGGACGGACCGCTGTACCTCCCGGCGGACGACGTCGCCGCAGCCCTGCCCGGCCAGTGGCACGCCACCGATGCCGCCGCGGGCTGGGGAAGCTGGGCCGTCCTGCGACGCACCCACTGA